The proteins below are encoded in one region of Pseudophryne corroboree isolate aPseCor3 chromosome 8, aPseCor3.hap2, whole genome shotgun sequence:
- the LOC134949367 gene encoding serine/arginine repetitive matrix protein 1-like: MSRDKQTRSAPSPTPSDISLQSNEEWEPTQEADATDQASSDQPRSSRAHEKSKKKPSKKARSQPEEQSEEEASGEEAGQKKPRGPRYTEAENCVLVDCVDRSYDVLYGSRAQKTAFKVKRNIWESIASQVTAISGNRRSTQNCLKRYSDCRRQTKKKMGIQRRHETATGGGPALNLKWLPWENVIRRRLNPVMVEGVRGGVDSSRPAGFLEEEEPPRRRRKAGDQPSKRRSDDRPAQRTSPAHRTSPAHGPLPVQQASAAARGPSTAPQASRAHRSSPVRHSSSSRSWSPVHQTTSVHRLSPVHQTPSATTPQDGRQTTAPARRPSPDRRLSRSSGTVTEEPQDTTLVDPSLDLFESTGLTDETFLGFEDSRADVSSQTLEKSSETRTSGAPGAAASQDGEVVPRTSSGLASGIGSYFRPDLLQESSEDDEVEVQEAPVTTSLPAQMNVVADIQEGQNPSTVQRVHTLASEIGTRQDTYTNVVGSRLDNIERTMEKMSNNLHELQKTISDSTATILQIIIEDRRENRNILNIMSDSLVKLVEKTTCLAESNKNMSDSHRHSASSQQLIATTLQMIYDKLPEPAHQHAGDPPYPPSQATRTHRTLPQVPSQYSQSQMYQGYTGMYPTPQMPPPPAAHSSAAWAPRASRHTPQPPRTSTPYQGEEEDPDRLPP, from the exons atgtcaagggacaaacaaacccgatccgccccttcccccaccccctcggatatatccctgcaaagcaatgaggagtgggagccaacccaggaggcggatgcgaccgaccaggcatctagtgaccagccgcggtcgtcaagggcccatgagaagtccaagaaaaagcctagtaaaaag gcaagaagccagccagaggagcagtcggaggaggaagcctctggtgaagaagcaggacagaaaaagccgcgtggacccagatacactgaggcggaaaactgtgtcctagtggattgcgtcgacaggtcctacgacgttttgtatggaTCAAGGGCACAGAAAACAGCATTTAAGGTAAAGCGGAACATCTGGGAATCCATCGCCAGTCAAGTAACTGCAATTTCTGGAAACCGTCGGAGCACCCaaaattgcttgaagcggtacagtgattgccgcagacagaccaagaagaagatggggattcagcgccgacatgagacagctacgggaggtggcccggctctcaatttgaagtggctaccctgggagaacgttattagaaggcgcttgaaccctgtcatggtcgaaggagttcgcggaggtgtggactccagccgtcctgctggctttctcgaggaggaagaaccgcccagaagacggaggaaggcgggagaccagccgtccaaaaggaggtctgatg acagacctgcccagaggacatcacctgcgcacaggacatcgccagcgcacggaccgttacctgtgcagcaggcatcggcagcagcgcgcggaccatcaactgcgccgcaagcatcgcgagcacacagatcgtcacctgtgcgccacagttcgtcatcgcgcagttggtcacctgtgcaccagacgacatcagtgcacagactatcacctgtgcaccagacaccgtcggcgaccacaccacaagatgggcgccaaactacagctcctgcgcgcaggccatcaccagatcgtcgtctctccaggagctctgggactgtgactgaagagcctcaagacacaacccttgtggacccatcactcgatctgtttgagtctacagggttaactgacgaaacttttcttgggtttgaggacagccgtgcagatgtatccagccagacccttgaaaagtcttccgaaacgaggacaagtggagctcctggagcagcggcatcacaggatggagaag tggtgccacgaaccagcagcggactagcttcggggattggttcctacttcaggccggatctcctacaggagtcgtcagaggatgacgaggtggaagtgcaggaggctccagttactacatccctgc ctgcccaaatgaatgtggtggcagacatccaggaagggcagaatccctcaactgttcagagggttcacaccctggcatcggagattgggacccgccaggatacatacacaaatgttgtgggaagcagactggacaacattgagaggacaatggagaaaatgtccaacaatctgcatgaactgcagaagactatttccgacagcacggccacaatactacagatCATAATTGAAGATCGTAGGGAGAATAGGAACATACTTAACATCATGTCCGATTCCTTGGTCAAGCTTGTGGAAAAAACCACATGTTTGGCAGAAAGCAATAAGAACATGTCGGATAGTCATCGACACTCCGCTTCCAGCCAAcagctcatcgcaaccacactgcagatgatctatgataagctcccagaaccagctcatcaacacgctggtgatccaccatatccgccgtctcaagccacaaggacgcatcgtacccttcctcaagtcccatcccagtacagtcagtcacagatgtaccagggatatacagggatgtaccccaccccccagatgcctccaccaccagccGCACATTCTTCAGCAGCATGGGCACCGAGGGCCAGTCGACatactccccagcctcccaggacatccacgccctatcagggggaagaagaggatccggacagacttccaccataa